The following nucleotide sequence is from Primulina tabacum isolate GXHZ01 chromosome 2, ASM2559414v2, whole genome shotgun sequence.
GTTCATTACTAGAACCAACATTTCCTGTGACAATTTCTTGCCCCCCGGTTCGCAATTTCTGGCATAAAAGTCTATTACCTTGTCTTCTCCCATTTTACTTACACGATTAATGCAACGATCTGtcaacctgaaataaaaaaagATTTAAGAAGATGAAGAGTTTCgaacaaattaaattaatatccAGCATCATAATTAGTACAGATCTATAGGGAAAAAAGGTTCCTTTCAACTTCATGCCACCACAATGCAAGGGTCCAAGCAAAAAACaccaaaatatatattttataaactctaaatttattttagaaCCCTTCGAGTTCATACCAAATAATCCCGcacaaaaaaggaaaaaaaatacatatatatataaacccttataaacttataaatatataacaatTGCAAACAATATATTACATTTCATTTTTGCCAAACTACGTTCATAAATTAAGAATAGTCTATTCCCTTGTTCCTAGGCTTGAGCCAAATGGCGAATATCAGTGGGATATGCATCCGATGCCCTTTGAGCACTGTATGATCTCCTCCCGATGATAATATTCGCTGCTTCTGAGGGATGAAATGCATCCCAAAACAAATATTCATCCCCTATTCGGGCATGCAGGTTGGAAAGGGAGACATGTAATTTGCCCATTGTTCCTCCCCACACCACAGCATCCAGCATTTGTCACCCTTAATCCTGTTTTAAAAATAAGGAAATAGAAACATGTATTATTATTGGCTCATCATAATCTTGAAAAAAatgaacaaattatatattctgTCTTTGTACAAACGTACCGAAAGCCGCTGGATTGTTTATTAAGTCTTGGAAAATTCCATAGGCATTGATGTAGATGAACATAGCATCGCGTGAATTGCTATTGAAGTCATCAACCAATGCCCTGAGTCTGGCGTTGAACATTTGGTTTGCGCTGTTAATTCTTTGTACACACGTGACTCCGTCGGGGCTGTTTTGTGCCAATGCATTGGGGCTGCATCCGATTTGGCCTATCCCTATCAAAGCAAACTTCCTTGCTCCAAAGTCATATAAAGTCTACATGTATCAACCCCAAGGAatataaaggaaaaaaaaataggTCAAGAATATTCGTTAGAAAGATTAAGAAATACTGTGCAGAGCAACTATGAAACATCGGAACTAGATGGTCGGTAAAAAGAACTGATCAACAGTTCCAAAAGTTCAAGAAGATGGAACTTGCATAGAAACAGAGACAAAACATGCATACCCTTAACTGATCGGTATATTGTTCAATGAGAACTTGAGCATATTGTTGAGGCGTGTACTGGCGGCTCGTGGGGTAATTGTTGGGCATGAAATAGTTGTTGAGGTAGTCGTTGCTGCCTACTCCAACGGAGTATATGCACTGGCTCAAATAATTTGCGGCCGTGTCTTCGTCCCCGAGTATGTCCACTATTTGCGAAACTGTGTTCTTGTAGTTGTTTATTTGTCCACTAAAATCTATTCGGTCTCCCTGATCATTATATCAGTGTGAGGCTAGTGTTAATATAGAGATTAATAGCGTGCAAGTTTTTGAGTTCGTGGAATACATTCTCGTACCAGTTGCTGACCGGTTTCTTGCCTGATTCCAGCGGCGGCGGATGCGTAGTTTACCCCCTGGAGAATTTGTCGGCCGCGGGCGGTGGCATATGGCGGAATGTAGTCATCAAAGCCTAGTAGCTCCGCTGAGAGTATTGGAGATTACAAAGAGTCATATTAGTTAATAATTGATTAGcatgtatataaatatatagtaatTTGAATCGTTTATCTATAATAAATTGTCATATTACTTCTTTTCTCAAAACTTGATAAAGAAAGAACCGATCTCATGAGCAAAGTGTAAATCTTAAAAAATAAGAAGGAACTGGGGatcaagaaaaaattattttttaaaattatataaataaatcttattaatttttaaGGCAAAATGGTAATCGTTCACTCTCATCCACTGCTTGCttttagaaatattttattcatagatttggtttttaaataaatgtttatttattatatttattttttataaaaataattttcttatttaaatttTGGGACTTATTTGTCCGGTTAATTATTTGCGTTTTCATGCATGACTAAATATGAATTGAATAAACCCAAAAAAGAAAGTAGGAGCTTACCAACGACATCAACGGTAGTTCTACCGTTGGAGAACCTCCCCGTCGGGCCACCGGGGAAATCAATGCCATAAGGCAAATAATTAGCTCTCGCCAACGACCGAATGTTATTGTTGTTCCCATTATCCACCAACGAATCACCAAATATAAAGTAACATGGCACCTGAGGCTCCGCCGTAACCCCGTTACCCACAAGATTCATGACCGCCGCCACCGCCACCACCACCATCCATCTCCAAAACCCACAACGCATTGCCATTTATATATCCAAATGCCAAAGGAGGATAAATAATGCGACGGCAGCAGTAAATGTGGAGTCTAGAAGGGTAATGGATATGTATATAGGGAATATTGTAAGTTAAGGCAAGACGATTGAAGTGTTTATACAGTAATGGAAATTAAGGAGACTCGGGAGATGTCAAAGTGTACTTTTGTGTGTGCATATATTGAGTTGGTTGGACGCATTGATTTCACGCGGATACGACATGCGAGCTTCAACACTAGTCAGCAATGCCAATTTGTTGTTGACCCGGTCTTGATTTCTGCTAATTAACCAGTCCATTTACCATCTTCTTAGTGtaaaccaattttttttttaaatgaggaTGGAACTCAGCTGTTACAATTCGGTGCACATTAAGTATTCACATGCATATATACTATTATTTTAATCagttaaacatgaataatttttagcATTACAATGTTATCGTAAGTACGATGATAGTGTAAACTTATACGAGGAGCTAAAAATTATTGTTAACTTATTTTAAACttgttcatttttattttgatgaacTTCTTTTTTCCGTTCCAAGAATTCAACAAGGTGGGTCGGAACTTACCCGACAAGTACTTTAACTACTTTAGGTCTGTTATAGACTTTCACCGAGGCTTCGGTCGCTGGCTCTTCTGTGATCAGGTCACCAACTTCCTTGACCTTCATTGTTGAATGACCATGTTACTCCATGTATGACTAAACAAATTAGTATATCCATTATAATTTATGTAATGGTGGCCACCGACTCAAACAAACAGTATATTTCTCGTTCGTGATTCTGCACTATTAATTGAGGTTAGAGATCGAATAACGATGGATATGCAGATCTCTACTTGACTTTTTTTTGGTGGTGTACGTAAAAAATCATGTCGATATAACAACTGTATAATTTTCACTCGTCAATGATAGAATGCAACGATCGAGCAAGTGAATTGGTCGAAATCTTGTTAAGCAGGTTCACCTATTAATATTAATCTCTTAGCATGTGGATGACGTATAGTCTCTATCGTAACAGTACTTAATGTccgaaaatatattattatataaactAGAAAAcctaaaatgataattttatatCTGGATAAGAGATTTAATTCTGAGTGCATGGTAATCGCCAAGCTAACCACTGGATTTAATGCTCATCGTGTTGTGTTgtgttgtgttttttttttatataaaaaaatgaataaaagaaGAACTATATAAACTATATTATACATATAAAAAGAAATTATACATATATGTTAgatgatatttttgtttttttcatttagtttgtcaagaaaattaaaaatattagctTGAGATTTGAAGATATGTACATAACTGAAAAAGATAATTGTTTGAATATGTTTTGAGATTTATTGGATATAAGAATGTGGTCGAGGGAGGCCATCATGAGATTTAAGTGTTATATCGTTAGGAGATAGTATCGGTTGTTGTGAGCGTctttttgtgaagaaaaacaaaatttttcatTATGTGTCGCGACATCTGTTCAAGCAAGCTACTAACATTTCCACAGTGTCATTCTGTTTTGAGAGATTCAATTGCTggcaatacatatatattctgAGCCTTGTGATTATTGCATTGAGAAAGGAACGTGGTGTTCTCGGGAGATAACAATCCGCCGTTTCGAAAAGA
It contains:
- the LOC142533888 gene encoding LOW QUALITY PROTEIN: GDSL esterase/lipase At1g29660-like (The sequence of the model RefSeq protein was modified relative to this genomic sequence to represent the inferred CDS: deleted 1 base in 1 codon), whose amino-acid sequence is MAMRCGFWRWMVVVAVAAVMNLVGNGVTAEPQVPCYFIFGDSLVDNGNNNNIRSLARANYLPYGIDFPGGPTGRFSNGRTTVDVVAELLGFDDYIPPYATARGRQILQGVNYASAAAGIRQETGQQLGDRIDFSGQINNYKNTVSQIVDILGDEDTAANYLSQCIYSVGVGSNDYLNNYFMPNNYPTSRQYTPQQYAQVLIEQYTDQLRTLYDFGARKFALIGIGQIGCSPNALAQNSPDGVTCVQRINSANQMFNARLRALVDDFNSNSRDAMFIYINAYGIFQDLINNPAAFGLRVTNAGCCGVGRNNGQITCLPFQPACPNRDEYLFWDAFHPSEAANIIIGRRSYSAQRASDAYPTDIRHLAQA